Within Enterobacter sp. RHBSTW-00175, the genomic segment CCGCAGCCGTGGTTGCCAACGCTTTACCACCGGGCGCAGTTGCATGCCAGCATTGCCACGCGCGGCGAATCGGAAGAGCCGGATACCTGTCTGGTGGCGGTTGCCTCCATGCGTGGCGATGCGATTGATTGCCACTTTGGTCATGCCGATCGCTTTAGCATATACAGCCTGTCGGCGGCGGGTGCGGTGCTGGTCAACGAACGCTTTACGCCGAAATTTTGTCAGGGAAGCGACAACTGCGAACCGCAGGACAGCGACGCGCGGATGGACGCGGTTCTGGATCTGCTGGCCGATGTGAAAGCCGTATTTTGCGCCCGTATCGGCTACGGGCCGTGGCAGAAACTGGAAGCGCGCGGCATTCAACCCTGCGTCGATCACGCCTGGGAGCCGGTTAACGAGGCGCTGACCAGCTGGTGGCAGCAGTGGCGGAAAAAGGTGCAGTCCGATCCCGCGTCAATGGGGGTGGCATAATGCCTGTTCACGACTGGCTGCGGCGTTTGCTGTGGCTCTATGCACACGGAGAAGGCTGTTATCCGCTGATGATGGGCTTGCAGGTGACCGAATGGCATGCCCTGCAGGCGCAGTTCGATCCCCCCACGCAGCCGATGCCCGCCGATTGTTTGCTGCGCCAAAAACTGATGAGCGAGCTGAATGCCACCCGTAGCGACGAACAGCAACAACTGGCGCAGTGGCTGGCGGGCTATATGGTGTCAGGCGCGGCACCGATGCACAACATTATCGCCAGTGCTTCGCTGGCGTTTAACCATCTGTGGCAGGATCTGGGGTTAAGTTCGCGTCAGGAGTTGCGCGAGTTAATGAGTGACTGTTTTCCTCTGCTGGTAGAAATGAACAGTGAAAATATGCGCTGGAAAAAGTTTTTTTATCGTCAGCGCTGCCTGCATTCTGCTGGGGAGCTTATTTGCCGCTCCCCAAGTTGCGACGCCTGCTGCGAACGCGAAATCTGTTTTTCAGATTCCTGAAATATATGTTTCACGAAACCCAGGTTGCAAAGAGATATGAGTGGACATCTATCGAGGTCTGAATTTAATTCGCCGTCTCATGAGAATATATAAACCCATAAAAACCAATCACTTACGTTGTTTTTATCCATTTCATGGGGTCTCAACTCATCCCGGAACAACGCTGTCAAAAATGAGTACATGGATGAGTAAAAACAGCGTAATAGTTAAACAAGAAATGGTTATGCTCACTGAGAATTAATATCGCATTGCCAAACCAAAAGAGAAGTTGTGACCTGTTCGGCGGAAAATCGCTTCTTCATGGGGATGTCCTCATGTGACTTATGGAGACATTTCTAACACCGGGGTGTACTAATCAATGGCGAGAAGGTCAGAATACTGGCATACGAGTATAATGGCCAGGTACAAACAGAGGAGTTAGTTAATCATTACTGGGAAAATGCTCAAACGAAAATGCGTTTTAATTGACCGGTACAACGTGAGCTGGTACAAAAAAAATTAATTTATAAATCAGTAAGCCGTATCGTTAGGATATCATCCTGTGTATGTTGTCTTCGACGATTTACAGCGTTCAGGTAGCCTATGAATGAGCCTTTGTTTCCTACCGCCGTTATTGTGGATGACCATCCCCTGGCGCGCATGGCCATACGTGGCGTGTTGGAAAAACAACACATTATCATTATCAAAGAGTTTGAGCGTGGGGATGTGGCCCTAAAGGAGTTGACGAAAACAGCGGTGGATATCATCGTTGTAGATGTCGAAATCCCCGGCATAAATGGCGTTGAGCTCGTGGAGAAACTCAGGGCGCAGCGTTTTACCGGTGTGTTAATCGTAGTATCTGCAAAAAACGATCGATATTACAGTAAACGCTGTGCGCAAGCTGGCGCGAATGCTTTTATTAGTAAAAAACAGGATATGGAAAATATTCTTGCAGCGATTAATGCGGCGCAAAATGGTTATAGCTACTTTCCTTTTTTCCTGGAAGAACCGTCTGCGACACTCACGGATAACCAGCGTCTTGAATCTCTCTCCGCACAGGAGATGAAAGTAATGAACTATATGCTGAGCGGCCTTGATAATACACAGATCGGCGAAGCGATGTATATTAGCAGTAAAACGGTAAGCACCTATAAAACAAGATTAATGGAAAAATTAGGCTGCAAATCGTTAGTCGAACTCCTCTCTTTTGCCCATCAGAATAAGCTGACCTGAACATGGATCTACGGCTTGTAATACTCCTACTCCTCTGGGTTTTCAGCGGATGTACTGCTTATGCTCAGGATACCCCCTCCATTGAGCTGGAGCTGTCGGGATATAGTTACATTACGCCGGTACCGGTTTACTTGAGCGAGGATGACAAACGCTGGTTGTTGCAGAAAAGAGTGCTACGCGTCGGGGTTTATCAACCGGAACAGGCTCCGTTGGTGCAAACCACGCTCAGCGGGCGCTACAGGGGGATGAATGCTGACTATCTGATGCTAATTCATTACTCGCTAAATATCCGCATCGCCGTGTTGAGCTATAAAAATCGCGCTGATGCGATCCGCGCACTGCGTGCGGGTGAGATTGACACGGTGTTGACCGGTCTTGATACGTTTCCGTTTGCTGAGGAGGGTATTCAGCTCTCGGAGCCTCTGGTGCATTCCTGGCCCGTGCTGGTGACCTCGCTCTCTAACGTTATGAGTCCCTTGCAAAGTCCGCGAACTAGTCGCATTGCTGTTGTTGAGGGCTATCCTGGCGCTGATTTCATCCATGAGGCGTTTCCGAATGCCGAAATAGCCAATTACGCCAGTTATCAGGAGGCGCTGAACTCCGTTATTACCGGGCAGAATAGATGGTTTATGGGGGATTCGCTGACCACAAGCACCTGGCTTTCCCAGGAGTTCAGCCAGGCATTGAGTACGGTTAAATACTGGCCTTCGCCGCAGAAAATGAGCCACTTTTTATTCTTACCGGCACAAGACCGCTTGCTGAACATCATTAATAGCACCGTCAATGCAATAGATGAAAATCAGCATGGACAAATTGCGCAGTCGATGATCGACAAAGGCAATCTCTCTTTTTTGCTCAAACCGCTCAATCTGACGCCTCGTGAAAAACAGTGGCTAAAAAAACATAAAACGCTGCGGGTAATTATTAATCCGTGGTTTGCGCCTTACACCATGGCCGACAATAATCAGGAAGTACGGGGGATTGTAGGGGATATTCTTAATCTGATTAGTCTGCAAACCGGCCTGCAATACGAAACAGTTGTCGTCAACTCGCGTGAAGATATGCTTTCGGAGATGAAAAAGGGCAACTGGCATATTGTACAGGCAGCCGCCTATGATTTGAGCCTCCAAAACGCCCTCACCTTCACTCATCCTTTTATTACTACCCAGTTTGTCACCGTTGTCAGAAAAGAGGACGCTCAGGCGATAGGGTTAAAGGCAGGGGCTCGCGTGGCGATAAGCGCGGATCATCCGCTACTGATGCAAATGAAAGCCCGTCATCCGGATATCCATTGGCAAGAAGTAGAAAACTCCAGCGTGGCATTAAATCTTGTTGCAACGGGGAAAGTGGACGCGGCGATCTCTAATCAGCTGACGGCCCGCTACCTCAGCGAACATTATTATCCCGATAGGCTGGCATGGCTCCCGTTACCGGAAGTGCAACCAGCGGCAATCAGTTTTGCTGTTCCCCGCTCAGAGCCTGAATTAAGGCAGATCCTTGATAAGGCTCTTGACGATATCCCCCAGAAGGAAGTTTTACAGATTGTCGGTAAATGGGTACGTCTGCCGGACGTCCAAATAGATACCTGGGAGTTGTATAACCGGCCCTTCTACCTGGTAGCGACCCTCGCTACGCTGCTGGTGGTCAGCACCTTACTCTGGGTGCTCTACCTGGTACGGCAGGCACGTAGAAGAAAAGAGTCGCAGCGTTTATTGGTGATAGAAAAGAACAAGGCGCAGAAAGCGAATGAAGAGAAACGAAACTTCCTCTCTCATATGAGCCACGAGATCCGCACCCCAGTAAGTGCCATTGTGGGATTTCTGGAACTGCTGCAAAACTCAACGACAAACCTCAGCCCTGAAGATAAAACCTCGGTCGATCATGCCGTAATAGCTTCGCGCTCACTCTTGAAACTAATTGGTGAGATCCTCGATCTGGAGAAGATTGAGTCCGGTTTGCAGGAAGTGATGCCGAAGTGGGTGCATGTTGATGCGATGATCAAAGAAAAAGTACTACTTTTTACCGCGCTTGCCGGGCAGAAAGGGATAGGACTGCGCTATAACTCGCATCTGGATCCAAAAGAAGCTATGCAGCTAGATCCACAGATGTTGGGACAGGTACTGATTAATCTTATCGGCAATGCGGTGAAATTTACCCGTCATGGACACGTTCAGATCTCGGCGAAGAAGCTGAATCAGATACTGGTAATATCTGTAAACGACACGGGACCCGGCATCAGCGGCGAAGAACAAAAGTCGCTTTTTATGCCCTTCAGTCAGGGGAAAATGGGGGAATTTCATCGCGGATCAGGGCTAGGATTGGCTATTGCAAAAGCATTGATGAAGCAGATGGGGGGCACGATAGATCTGCAAAGTGAACTTAATCAGGGAACCAGCGTGACGCTGAGCCTGCCAGTGCAAATTTCATATGATGCACTCGCTGAAGTCCTTGAAACCGACCCCTCACCGCCTCCGTTTATTGGCAAAGCGTTGCGAGTATTAATTGCCGACGATCACCCTTCCAGTCGTCTACTGTTGAAACGTCAGCTCGACTCACTGGGAATTACTGTGGATGAAGCGGAAAACGGCGAAGAGGCATTAAACTATCTTCATCAGGACCGTTACGATTTATTGATTACCGACCTTAACATGCCCGTGATGGACGGTATTGCGCTTACCCGTGAGGTGAGAAGATTTGAGAGCGACCTTCCCATCTGGGGTCTGACCGCTACAGCGCAGCAGCATGAGCGTGAGCGCTGCCTTGCGGCGGGAATGAACGATTGTCTATTTAAGCCAATTACTCTCGCGCAGATCTCTAGCCTGCTAGCCGGAGTAGGCCAGACGAATGGAGCTGTGTTCGATGAGAAGCGTCTGGCGGTGCTGGCGCAAGGCAATCGGGGGCTTATGCTCGCGGCACTGCATGATGCGCAGCGTGAAAATCGACACGATTTAGAAGCAGCCAGAGCAGCCGCACGTGACGAAGATTATCCATCAGTGAAATATCATATTCATCGCCTTAACGGTACAGCCCAATTGCTGGGAATTAATGAACTCATCACTGTTGCCCATATGCTAGAAGAACGATTGCCTGACGCTGTTTCTGCGGCGGAACTGCTCGACTTTTTGAACCGCATCGAAAGCTCGCTCAATAAGCTGGACCAATCCATTGAACAATTTCAACAATAACCCCTTTTCCTACATATGTAGGCACTTGATGACAGAATAATAAGCCCTCGCTGATGTTGATCTACTGTTAACCAGGTAAAATTAGCCCTGTTCCGGTGCAGTATCTTTTGTTAAGTGACAATAGAATATTGCCTAAGAAAAATCTAAATTGATGGTTATTACAAGTTTTGGCTATCAAACAACCATAGATCATTAAGTTGCACCTATGTTTCATGGTAGCTTTAAATTCCATATTTTTATTTTTAACTGGTGCTTTAATTCGTTTTCACCGGCTTTTTATGGATTAATGTTCTTTTAATTCTGAAAAGATAGTAGAAACGATCGTTTTTAACCTCTGGTCTGAAATCCATTACTTTTGTGCTGTTATAAACATATAATTTCTGTAAATTTCACACTGAAACATGAGAGGGATTACTGACGCTAAATAATAAAGAGGATTATGCCTGGAAGGTAATTTTATGGATTTGTCAGGTTCCATTTTTTCTGATGATTATTTTTTTATCATCGGCATGAGTGAGTTGTTAACGCCGGAGTTGATTGATGAAAATTATTGTATTATAGACATTGAAACGATATGCATATCCGAGGTGCGCAAAAACATAATACCAGGGAAAAAAGTTATTCTTTTTATCAGCAACGATCTTGACTACTATGCCTTAAAGCATATGCCTGACTTTGTCTTTATTGACAAGAAGTGTCGACTGAATGAAATTCTCTCCTGTTTGCTGGTAAAGAACTCACAATATAATTACAGAGTGAAATATTCACTTTCTCAGCGTGAGGAAGAGGTGCTCTCTTGTATGCAAAAAGGGCTGGATGTCAAAGAGATTAGCCAGCAATTAGGCATGACAATAAAAACGTTTTATGCACATCGTCGCAGTCTGATTTTTAAACTACAGCAAGGTAATCGTGTTGCGCTGTATCAGAACATTGCGCGCAGTGAGCTCTATAAACAGAGCTCTTATGAATATGAGTGATTAATATGCTTTATTAGAAATGGTTTTATGAATGTAACATTCACATGGCTTTTTTAGAGTTTCACATTTGTTTTCTTAAAATTTAATTAACTATATGGGATTTATATATGAAAAAGATTGCACTGATTTCTGCTCTTGTGTCTCTGTCTGTTTTTCAGGCTGTAAATGCTGCTGATGGGGTAATTAATTTTACCGGCACTATCACGGGAACGGCATGCGTGGTCGACACAACGTCTATCGCTCAACCTGTTGAACTCGGCACCATTTCAACCGCAGCCTTTGCCGGAGGTAATAGCGCTACGGCGGCGGCGAAACGTTTTAACATTGTGCTGAAATCCTGCCCGGCCAGTATTTCCAGCGCCAGTATTCGCTTTGATGGCACGACCAACACCACGAATCCCTCCATTCTGGCACTGAGCAACGGGCAAACTGCAACTAACGTCGGGGTTGCTCTCTATGAGCAGGACAGTACGACGCTGATTCCGGTTGGTTCCTCCTCAGCAAGGGTGAATCTGTTGGAAGATGTGAATAACACGCTGACTTACTTTGCTAAATATATGGCAACGGGAGTCGTTGGTGCAGGAACAGCAAACTCTTCGACATCATTTACCGTGACTTACCAGTAAAAGTAGGGCCATTTGTGGCCCTTGTTATTCTCTCAGGACCTCTTCATGTTACAGAATGTATTTAAAAAAATCGCCGTGAGTTTATTCCTTATCTCTACCGCGGCAATCAGTGGTGTGGAAATAGGCGGCACCCGACTTATTTATAATGGTAGCGGTAGTCAGTCGGCAATCAGCGTGAGTAACCCGGACAATACACCATATCTAATTCAGTCATGGGTAAGTAACAATGAAAACAGTGACGATGGTGATAGCCCATTTATTACCACGCCGCCTTTATTTAAACTAAATCCACATGCACAGAATTCGGTTCGCGTAATGTTAATCGGTAATTCTGTGCCTCAGGATCGGGAAAGCGTGTATTGGCTAAATATTAAATCAATACCGTCATCATCGGCGGATGCTAAAAACGAGTTGCTGATTGCGGTAAAGAGTAAAATGAAGATTTTTTATCGCCCTGCGGGCCTAAAAGGAGATCCTTCACTGGCATATCAACAATTAACTTTTTCAGTCGCTGATGGGAAACTGAATGTGCATAATCCGTCACCTTACAGCGTGTCGCTTTATCATGTGAAAGTGAATGGAAAAGAATTAGCTAAACCTCCAATGGTTTTACCATTTCAAACCGTATCGCTATCTCAGTCGGCGTTAACTGGTGGTGAAATATCATGGCGTGCGATCAATGATTTCGGAGGTATCACGGCTGAACATAAATTTAATTTTTAGGTTAATCATCCATGTCTCAGGTCAATGTGGTGTCAGGTTTTGCGAAAACAACTCAGTTATCTTTGATTATTTTTTTGTGTTTACGCGTTCAACCAGGGTTGGCTGAGGATTATTTCTCGCCAGACTTTATTGAAACTCGCGGAAATATTCCACGAGAAATTGACATCTCCCTTTTTAGCAAAGCCAACGGGCAGGTTCCCGGAGTCTACCATGTAGAAATTTATCTTAATGGTAGCTACGTGGAAACACGCGATATCTCATTCGTCGGGAATGAAAGTGCCTTATCACCGACTCTGAAACGGGAAGATTTTACGCGCTGGGGAGTAAAACCCAACGCACAGCCCGGCTGGATGGATATGGGTGAATCGGCGACGATCGACAATATCAGCGAGCTCCTGCCGGGGAGTCAGATCCATTTTCAGTTTGACGGCATGCGGCTTGAAATCTCGGTTCCGCAGGAGTATCTGCGGCGAGATCCTCAGGGTTCTGTATCGCCGGAGCAGTGGGATGACGGATTGAATATGCTGTTTGTAAATTACAACTTTTCAGCTGCGAATAACCGTGGTGATACCGCATCGCACAACGACAGTTATTTAAATCTGCGTAACGGTATCAATGCAGGTCCCTGGCGGCTCCGTAATTATTCAACTTATAACAACAGCAATGGAATGAGCCGCTGGAACACAATTAGCACCTCGCTTGAGAGAGATATCAAGTTGCTGAAAAGCCAGTTTAGCGTTGGCGATGGTTATACCCAGGCTGGAGTCTTCGACAGCGTGAATTTCCGTGGTGCGCAGCTTTATTCAGATGACTCGATGCTGCCAGAAAGCGTACGCGGGTTTGCACCTGTGGTTCGCGGTATCGCGCAGAGCAACGCTCAGGTGACCATACGTCAGGCCGGGAATATTATCTGGCAGTCATATGTTCCCCCGGGACCTTTTATGATCGACGATCTTTATCCCACCGCCGCCAGCGGCGATCTCGAAGTTTCGGTTCGTGAAGCGGACGGCTCCGTGCATCAGTTTATCCAGCCGTTTTCTGCGGTACCGGTGATGCAGCGCGAAGGTCAATTCAGGTATGCGCTAGCTGCGGGGAAATATCGCGCGGCAAGCTACCAGGATAAGGAACCGATATTCCTGCAAAGCACCCTGGGCTACGGCTTGCCGTGGGATACAACGGTGTATGGCGGGATAATAGTTTCTGAAGATTACTGGTCCGGCGCATTGGGTATAGGTAAGGGATTTGGGGATATTGGTTCACTCTCTTTTGACACCACGTTTGCTCGTTCGCAGTTGCCTGAAAAGACGCAAGAAGGTGTTTCGCTACGCGCGCAGTATGCCAAAGATTTCGCGACGACGGGAACGTCTTTGAATTTGACCGGTTATCGTTATTCTTCATCGGGCTTTCGCGATTTTCAGGAAGCAAACGGAGATGTGAATCCGTTTCGTATTGCAAACGATGAGATGCAGCTTGATGACAATTGGCGCTATCAGCGAAATAAACGCAGTAAGGCCCAGATAACACTGAATCAACGGCTTAGCGACTGGGGCAACCTGAATCTCTCAGCCTGGCAGCAGGATTACTGGGGAGGCGATAGCGAGCGTAGCGTTAACGTGGGATACAACACCAGCGTTAACAATATTAATTACGGCCTGAACTACAGCTACTCAAGGGGGCCATGGCGCAATGAAAACGATCATATCGTCGCTTTAACGATGCAGATCCCGCTATCGCGTTTTTTGCCAAACAGTTGGATGACCGTTTCTGCTAACGGCAACAAAAAAGGCGATAGCGTTTCACAGATGGGATTATCCGGTTCTGCGCTGGAAGATAAAAAACTGAGCTGGAACGTGCAGCAAGGTTATAACAGCAAAGGCTCCGACGTGATGGGCAGCGCTTCCGCCAATTATAAAGGCAACCACGGGGAGTATCAGCTGGGCTATAGCTATTCCCGTGATAACCGCCAGTTTTCCGTTGGCGCGATGGGCGGATTGGTGGTTCATCCATACGGCATCGCCGCGACTCAGCCTCTTGGCGAGACCCTGGCGTTGGTGAAAGCGGATAACGCTGCCGGAGTGAAAGTGGCAAACAATAGCGGTATTTACACCGACAGCAAAGGTTTCGCGGTGGTGCCGTACGTTACGCCATATCGACAGAACAACCTTTCGCTGGATACCGCAACGCTGAATAACAATACCGATGTGCTCAATGATACGCGAACGGTAGTACCAACAAAAGGTGCTTTGGCGCTAGCGGATTACCCCACCGTAACGGGTTACAAAGTCTTGCTGCAATTGACTGGAAGTGAGATCCCGTTCGGGGCAACGGCCATTATTAAAAATCGAGATAACGTGGCGAATGGCATTGTGGACGATCACAACAGGGTCTGGCTAAACGGCGCGCCAGAAAAAGGTACCGTTGAGGTTCGCTGGGGTGGCCAAAGCTGCAGTGCGACCTATCAGATAACACAGACCTCTGACAAAACGCACAACGTTACTGCGCAATGTCATTGAGCCGGAGAGAAAGAAAAATGAAACCTATTTTAACTGCCCTGATTTTTGCTGCACTGGGGATGTTTTCTCGTACGGTCCTTGCCTGGGATTG encodes:
- a CDS encoding nitrogen fixation protein NifQ, coding for MPVHDWLRRLLWLYAHGEGCYPLMMGLQVTEWHALQAQFDPPTQPMPADCLLRQKLMSELNATRSDEQQQLAQWLAGYMVSGAAPMHNIIASASLAFNHLWQDLGLSSRQELRELMSDCFPLLVEMNSENMRWKKFFYRQRCLHSAGELICRSPSCDACCEREICFSDS
- the evgA gene encoding acid-sensing system DNA-binding response regulator EvgA, encoding MNEPLFPTAVIVDDHPLARMAIRGVLEKQHIIIIKEFERGDVALKELTKTAVDIIVVDVEIPGINGVELVEKLRAQRFTGVLIVVSAKNDRYYSKRCAQAGANAFISKKQDMENILAAINAAQNGYSYFPFFLEEPSATLTDNQRLESLSAQEMKVMNYMLSGLDNTQIGEAMYISSKTVSTYKTRLMEKLGCKSLVELLSFAHQNKLT
- a CDS encoding response regulator yields the protein MDLRLVILLLLWVFSGCTAYAQDTPSIELELSGYSYITPVPVYLSEDDKRWLLQKRVLRVGVYQPEQAPLVQTTLSGRYRGMNADYLMLIHYSLNIRIAVLSYKNRADAIRALRAGEIDTVLTGLDTFPFAEEGIQLSEPLVHSWPVLVTSLSNVMSPLQSPRTSRIAVVEGYPGADFIHEAFPNAEIANYASYQEALNSVITGQNRWFMGDSLTTSTWLSQEFSQALSTVKYWPSPQKMSHFLFLPAQDRLLNIINSTVNAIDENQHGQIAQSMIDKGNLSFLLKPLNLTPREKQWLKKHKTLRVIINPWFAPYTMADNNQEVRGIVGDILNLISLQTGLQYETVVVNSREDMLSEMKKGNWHIVQAAAYDLSLQNALTFTHPFITTQFVTVVRKEDAQAIGLKAGARVAISADHPLLMQMKARHPDIHWQEVENSSVALNLVATGKVDAAISNQLTARYLSEHYYPDRLAWLPLPEVQPAAISFAVPRSEPELRQILDKALDDIPQKEVLQIVGKWVRLPDVQIDTWELYNRPFYLVATLATLLVVSTLLWVLYLVRQARRRKESQRLLVIEKNKAQKANEEKRNFLSHMSHEIRTPVSAIVGFLELLQNSTTNLSPEDKTSVDHAVIASRSLLKLIGEILDLEKIESGLQEVMPKWVHVDAMIKEKVLLFTALAGQKGIGLRYNSHLDPKEAMQLDPQMLGQVLINLIGNAVKFTRHGHVQISAKKLNQILVISVNDTGPGISGEEQKSLFMPFSQGKMGEFHRGSGLGLAIAKALMKQMGGTIDLQSELNQGTSVTLSLPVQISYDALAEVLETDPSPPPFIGKALRVLIADDHPSSRLLLKRQLDSLGITVDEAENGEEALNYLHQDRYDLLITDLNMPVMDGIALTREVRRFESDLPIWGLTATAQQHERERCLAAGMNDCLFKPITLAQISSLLAGVGQTNGAVFDEKRLAVLAQGNRGLMLAALHDAQRENRHDLEAARAAARDEDYPSVKYHIHRLNGTAQLLGINELITVAHMLEERLPDAVSAAELLDFLNRIESSLNKLDQSIEQFQQ
- a CDS encoding LuxR C-terminal-related transcriptional regulator, whose amino-acid sequence is MDLSGSIFSDDYFFIIGMSELLTPELIDENYCIIDIETICISEVRKNIIPGKKVILFISNDLDYYALKHMPDFVFIDKKCRLNEILSCLLVKNSQYNYRVKYSLSQREEEVLSCMQKGLDVKEISQQLGMTIKTFYAHRRSLIFKLQQGNRVALYQNIARSELYKQSSYEYE
- a CDS encoding fimbrial protein — protein: MKKIALISALVSLSVFQAVNAADGVINFTGTITGTACVVDTTSIAQPVELGTISTAAFAGGNSATAAAKRFNIVLKSCPASISSASIRFDGTTNTTNPSILALSNGQTATNVGVALYEQDSTTLIPVGSSSARVNLLEDVNNTLTYFAKYMATGVVGAGTANSSTSFTVTYQ
- a CDS encoding molecular chaperone → MLQNVFKKIAVSLFLISTAAISGVEIGGTRLIYNGSGSQSAISVSNPDNTPYLIQSWVSNNENSDDGDSPFITTPPLFKLNPHAQNSVRVMLIGNSVPQDRESVYWLNIKSIPSSSADAKNELLIAVKSKMKIFYRPAGLKGDPSLAYQQLTFSVADGKLNVHNPSPYSVSLYHVKVNGKELAKPPMVLPFQTVSLSQSALTGGEISWRAINDFGGITAEHKFNF
- a CDS encoding fimbria/pilus outer membrane usher protein, with translation MSQVNVVSGFAKTTQLSLIIFLCLRVQPGLAEDYFSPDFIETRGNIPREIDISLFSKANGQVPGVYHVEIYLNGSYVETRDISFVGNESALSPTLKREDFTRWGVKPNAQPGWMDMGESATIDNISELLPGSQIHFQFDGMRLEISVPQEYLRRDPQGSVSPEQWDDGLNMLFVNYNFSAANNRGDTASHNDSYLNLRNGINAGPWRLRNYSTYNNSNGMSRWNTISTSLERDIKLLKSQFSVGDGYTQAGVFDSVNFRGAQLYSDDSMLPESVRGFAPVVRGIAQSNAQVTIRQAGNIIWQSYVPPGPFMIDDLYPTAASGDLEVSVREADGSVHQFIQPFSAVPVMQREGQFRYALAAGKYRAASYQDKEPIFLQSTLGYGLPWDTTVYGGIIVSEDYWSGALGIGKGFGDIGSLSFDTTFARSQLPEKTQEGVSLRAQYAKDFATTGTSLNLTGYRYSSSGFRDFQEANGDVNPFRIANDEMQLDDNWRYQRNKRSKAQITLNQRLSDWGNLNLSAWQQDYWGGDSERSVNVGYNTSVNNINYGLNYSYSRGPWRNENDHIVALTMQIPLSRFLPNSWMTVSANGNKKGDSVSQMGLSGSALEDKKLSWNVQQGYNSKGSDVMGSASANYKGNHGEYQLGYSYSRDNRQFSVGAMGGLVVHPYGIAATQPLGETLALVKADNAAGVKVANNSGIYTDSKGFAVVPYVTPYRQNNLSLDTATLNNNTDVLNDTRTVVPTKGALALADYPTVTGYKVLLQLTGSEIPFGATAIIKNRDNVANGIVDDHNRVWLNGAPEKGTVEVRWGGQSCSATYQITQTSDKTHNVTAQCH